A window of Kribbella voronezhensis genomic DNA:
TACGTCGACAGGATCGTCGCTGCCGGCCAACTGCTCGATGGACAGCACCAGAGTGGCCCGTACGCCGGAGTCGTCGAGCTGCAACTCGTCCAGCCTGCGACGCCCGTCCGCGAGTCGCTCGGCCAGATGGGCGACCGGCCAGTTCGGGCGGGAGGCCAGCCGGGCACCGGCCATCCGGATCGCCAGCGGAAGGCCGCCACACTGCCGCACCACCTCGGCGCACTCCGCCTCCGGTGCGTCCGGGCGCTCCGAGATGCGCCGGAGCATCGCCACCGCCTCGTCCAGCGGTGGCTCGCCCAGGTGGAACTGGCGGCCGCCGAGTCCGGCCAGGCTGCGCCGGCTCGTCACGATCACGGCGCAACCACCCATACCCGGCAGCAGGTGGCGGACCTGCTCCTGGTCGGAGGCGTTGTCGAGCAGCAGGACCAGCCGGCGCCCCGCGAGCGCAGTACGGAGTCTTCCCGTCGCGACGGTGAGGTCTGCGCTCGGTGTCTCGCCGAGGTCCTCCAGCAGGTAGGTCAGGGCGTCCAGTGGGTCCAGTGGCGGCCCGATGCCGAAGCCACGGAGGTCCAGATACAGCTGGCCGTCCTTGTAATGGTCGGCGAGCTGGTGAGCGGCATGGATGGCCAGCGAGGTCTTGCCGATGCCGCCCATGCCGGTGATGGCGACCACGTGCACACCGCTGCCGCTGGTCAGGTACTCCGCCAGGGCGGAGAGCTCCTGGACCCGGCCGGTGAAGTCACCGCTGACGAAGGGCAGTTGCCGGGGAGAGGCGGCCGCAGGGGGAGTGGACTGGTTGCTGTGCGCGGCGGCGGTCTTGCCCCGGCGGGAGGCCGCGGAGATCAGTGCGGCGCGCTGGTCGGGGTCGAGGCCGAGCGCGTCGGCCAGGGCGTCGACGGTGGCCGGCTGGGGATAGCGCCGCGTGCCGCGCTCGAGGGTACTGATCGCCTGGACGCTGAGCTTGGCCGCGGCCGCGAGCTCGTCCTGTGTGAAACCAGCCGCCGTGCGATGCCGACGGAGCAGGGCAGCGAACTGGGATTCCACCCGTACATCCCCTCGGTCGGCGCTTTTGTATGGGTGAACTGTATGGGTTGTACCTGGTGAGCCGGTCTGGACCAATCGAGAATTGAGCCTGCTGGACAAACTGGGGAGGAGATGGGGATGTCGGTTTACCAGGCTGTTCCTGCGGTGCGGATCGAGGACTTCGCACCGGAGGTCGTCTGCGAGGTCTATGAGCTGGGGTCGCGCCGCCGGTCCGCGGCTGCCGCGAGCGAACTGTCCAACCGTCAGGTGCTGATCGGCCGGCTGATGGCCACCGGCGCCAAGGACGCCGCGATCGCGCGGCAACTGGGGCTTTCCCTGCGCACCGTGCGGTCGGAGATCAGTGCGCTGATCGCCGGGCTCGGCGCCCGGTCGAGGTTCCAGGCAGGCTGTCTGCTGGTCCGCCGCTTCGGCTGAGATCCAGCAGCCGGCGGGGTCGCCGCGGTCGCCGGGAACTGTCTGCGCAGCGACGTAGGCTGGCGGCATGAGCGAGCTTCCAGACCGCCGGCTGCTGCTGGTGCATGCCCATCCCGACGACGAGACGATCAACAACGGCGTCACCATGGCCCGGTATGTGGCCGAAGGCGCCCACGTCACTCTGGTCACCTGCACTCTCGGCGAGGAAGGCGAGGTGCTGGTTCCCGAGCTCGAGCACCTGGCCGCCGACCGGACCGACCAACTCGGCCGGCACCGGATCGGTGAGCTGGCCGCCGCGATGGACGAGCTCGGCGTGACCGACCACCGGTTCCTCGGCGGCCCGGGGAAGTACCGCGACACCGGGATGATCTACGACGACGAGGGCAACGCGGCCGTCCCGCCGCAGACCCGGCCGGAGAGCTTCTGGCAGGCCGACCTGGTCGCGGCGGCGAACGACCTGGTCCCGATCATCCGCGAGATCCGTCCGCAGGTCCTGGTCACCTACGACGAGTTCGGCAACTACGGGCACCCCGACCACATCAAGGCCCACCGCGTCGCCACCTATGCGGCCGCGCTCGCCGCCGCCCGGTCGTACCGCGAAGACCTGGGCGAGCCCTGGGACGTCGCGAAGATCTACTGGATGGCGATGTCCGAGAACAGCTTCCGCGACAGCCTGCGCAGACTCCGCGACGCCGGTGACACCACCACGTTCGAGGGCATGGACCCCGACGCGGAGTACAAGATGATCACCCCCGACCGGTTGATCGACTGTGTGATCGAGGGCGAGGCGTACGTCGATCGCAAGATGAACGCGATGAAGGCGCACGCCACCCAGATCACCGTCGACGGCCCGTTCTTCGCCCTGTCCAACAACAACGGCCACCAGATCTGGGCCAGCGAGCACTACCGCCTCGTCAAGGGCACAGCGGCACCAGGCCCGGACGGCCAGGAACACGACCTGTTCGCCGGCCTCTGAACGACCTCGCGGCCGCGACGATGCCGACCGTTGCCGAGCTGCTGCGCCACTGGCGGACCGAGGCCGGACTGACCCAGGAGGCACTGGCCGACCGGTCCGGTCTCAGCGTCGAGGGCATCCGTGCGCTCGAGGGCGGCCGGCGGCTGCGCCCGAGGCCGACGACGATCGAGCAGTTGTCGGCCGCGCTGGAGCTGCCCGAGCACGACGTTCTGCGACTCGAAGAGCTCGCCGGGCGGCCGGCGACGGCACCGGTGGATCACCTGCCGGCCGGCATCGGCGACTTCACCGGCCGCTCGGAGGAGATCGGTGACCTGCTGCGGATCTTGTCCGGTACGGCGGGCCCGTCGGCGGGCGTGGTCCTGGTCTCGGTGGCCGGCATGGGCGGCGTCGGCAAGACCGCCCTCGCCGTACACACCGCCCGCCGGCTCGCCGCCGAGTTCCCGGACGGACAGTTGTATGTCGGCATGGGCGGCCACGCCGGTGGTGAGCCGCTCGATCCGCTCGTAGCGCTCGGCCGGCTGCTGCGTGATCTCGGCATCCCCGACGAGGAGATCCCGGACAACGTCGACATCGCGGCCGCTCGCTATCGCTCGGCGCTCGCGGGCCGGCGGGTGCTGGTGCTGATCGACGACGCGGTGAGCAGCAGCCAGGTCCGGCCGCTGATTCCCGGGACGGCCGGCTCGGCGGTCCTGATCACCACCCGGCGCCAGCTGATCGACCTCGCCGGCATCCGGCAGCTGAAGCTCGACGTGCTGACCTCTGAGGACGCGGTCCGGTTGCTCGCCGCCGTGGTCGGTGACGGCCGCGTCGAGCAGGAGCCACAAGCCGCTCGTGCCGTCACCGAGCTGTGTGGCCGGCTGCCGCTCGCCCTGCGGATCGCGGGCAGCTATCTGGCCGGGCGTCCGGGCCGGCGAGTCGAGGAGCTGGCGCGGGAGCTCGATGACGAAGAGGCCCGGCTGGCCGTGCTGTCCACCGATGACAAGGGTGTCCGGGCCAGCCTCAAACTCTCGATCGACGCCCTGGCAGCAGATCACCGGTCGATGGCTCAGACGGCGGCGCGGGCATTGCCGGTGATTTCAATCCTCCCCGGCACCGAGTTCTCGCTGCGGTTCGCGGCCGCCGCGCTGGGCATCGGAATGCGTGCGGCGGAGGACGCGATCGAGCACTTGGTCGATGTCCACCTGCTGGAGACGCCTGCGCTGCACCGCTACCGGCTGCACGATCTGGTCAGGTCCGTCGGCCGGGAGCTGGCCGACGCCGAGCTGGGCGAGTCCGGCGTACAGGCTGTTCAGGAGCGGGTGCTCGCGGAGTATCTCGCGCTGCTCTGGCGGATCGACGAGCTGTCCGAGCCGGGCGAGCTGACCCAGAACTGGCGTGCACCGGAGTGGTCGGAGCAGGCCAAGGATATCGCCGAGGCGGAACAGGCGATCGAGCTGGTCGATGCCGACCGGGCGACCCTGGTGAGCGCGGTCCGGGTCGCCGAGAGCGGCCCGCCGGCCGAGCGGCTGGCGGTGGTGCGGATCGCGGCGGGGATGAATGCGTTCGGGTTGGTGCGGCGGCGCTGGGTCGAGTGGCGCGACATCGGCGAGGCAGCGATCCGGGTGCTCGCCGGGGTGGACGACGACGTGGCCGCCGCGATGATCCATTTCGACCTGGGCCTCGTCTACGGCGAACTCCAGGAGCATGCCGCCGCCGCGGA
This region includes:
- a CDS encoding response regulator transcription factor; translation: MSVYQAVPAVRIEDFAPEVVCEVYELGSRRRSAAAASELSNRQVLIGRLMATGAKDAAIARQLGLSLRTVRSEISALIAGLGARSRFQAGCLLVRRFG
- the mshB gene encoding N-acetyl-1-D-myo-inositol-2-amino-2-deoxy-alpha-D-glucopyranoside deacetylase, whose amino-acid sequence is MSELPDRRLLLVHAHPDDETINNGVTMARYVAEGAHVTLVTCTLGEEGEVLVPELEHLAADRTDQLGRHRIGELAAAMDELGVTDHRFLGGPGKYRDTGMIYDDEGNAAVPPQTRPESFWQADLVAAANDLVPIIREIRPQVLVTYDEFGNYGHPDHIKAHRVATYAAALAAARSYREDLGEPWDVAKIYWMAMSENSFRDSLRRLRDAGDTTTFEGMDPDAEYKMITPDRLIDCVIEGEAYVDRKMNAMKAHATQITVDGPFFALSNNNGHQIWASEHYRLVKGTAAPGPDGQEHDLFAGL
- a CDS encoding ATP-binding protein, whose product is MPTVAELLRHWRTEAGLTQEALADRSGLSVEGIRALEGGRRLRPRPTTIEQLSAALELPEHDVLRLEELAGRPATAPVDHLPAGIGDFTGRSEEIGDLLRILSGTAGPSAGVVLVSVAGMGGVGKTALAVHTARRLAAEFPDGQLYVGMGGHAGGEPLDPLVALGRLLRDLGIPDEEIPDNVDIAAARYRSALAGRRVLVLIDDAVSSSQVRPLIPGTAGSAVLITTRRQLIDLAGIRQLKLDVLTSEDAVRLLAAVVGDGRVEQEPQAARAVTELCGRLPLALRIAGSYLAGRPGRRVEELARELDDEEARLAVLSTDDKGVRASLKLSIDALAADHRSMAQTAARALPVISILPGTEFSLRFAAAALGIGMRAAEDAIEHLVDVHLLETPALHRYRLHDLVRSVGRELADAELGESGVQAVQERVLAEYLALLWRIDELSEPGELTQNWRAPEWSEQAKDIAEAEQAIELVDADRATLVSAVRVAESGPPAERLAVVRIAAGMNAFGLVRRRWVEWRDIGEAAIRVLAGVDDDVAAAMIHFDLGLVYGELQEHAAAAEHLGRAAPMAAALGDRDFERSCLLNLAHALERAGELSEAKAVIARLISTRPEPRAESWAELVLGMIAGKEHDHAAQMAAFERSVALFRQDDPPARQLAMRYRVIGESLEETGRYAEAETLYRDSLAAYREEKLELMLAEILGHLGRLLVTVERFDEAAELYAESLQLAITHELWDSEAAARVGLGRWHQAAGRPGQAVAEWQQALAIYRRYGSARADEVQALLEDSDRSHTPR